The Aquabacterium sp. A3 DNA window GCGCACCATGGACCTGCCGCTGACCCTGGTGGACGATCAGCAGGTGGAGCAGGATCTGCAGGCCGGCAAGATGGCCCAGACCGTGCAGGACACGGTGCAGGGCGAGTGGCACGATCTGAGCGCGCGCCTGCAAGGCCTGACACACACCCGTGCGTTGGCCGGCCCGTCGGCCGCGACCGGTGAGGTCTACGCCCAGGCCTGGCTGTGGCGGCTGGTGCAGCGCGCCTGGCTGGCCTCGGGCCTCACCCAGGATCACTGGCGCACCGCCCACCCGGTGCTGTCCAACGAGGCACCGGCCTGGGTGCAAGCGGCCCTGCACCAGGCCAACACGGTCTTGCACGCCCGCGGTGTGCGGCCCGAGATCAACCTGCGGCCCTTCATCCGGCGGGCGGCTGACGCCCCGGTGAGCCGCAGCGGCGCCAGCGCGGCGCCCCAGGTGCCGGCACAACCCACCTCCGGGTACGCGCCAGTGCACGATGAAACCCGCCTGCTGACCCAGACGCCCGGGCTCGGCCGGCCAGCGCAAGGCGCGCCGTCGCATGTGCTGGGGCAGTTGGCCCAGGTGGTGGCCCGCCATGTGCCGGGTTTTGCCGCCACGGCCATCGACCCCTCGGCCATGGAGCCGCATGCGGCCGTCACCGTGTCGTCCGGTCTTCAGCAGGCCATGGGCGGCCGGGTTCAAGGGCCCGTCGGGCCAGCCCCGGTGTCTTACGCGCCGGGCGTCGCTCCGACCCCGGCCCAGCCCTGGTCAGAAGACCGCGAAGGTGTTCAGCAGGCTTTGCAGCACCTGCAGGCCGGCAAGCAGGTGCTCAAGCGCGCCGCCGCCAGCCCGACCGAGCGCGCCACGATCGAAGTCGTGGCCCTCATGTTCCAGTCCATCCTCACCGAAGAGCGGCTGCCGGCCGCCATCCGCGTCTGGTTCGCGCGCTTGCAGATGCCGGTCTTGCGCGTGGCCGTCAGTGAGCCCGACTTCTTCGCCTCGGTCACCCATCCAGCGCGGGTGCTCATCGACCGCATGGGCGCCTGCGTCATGGGCTTTGTGGCCCAGGCCCAGCACGATGACGATGCCTTGCACCGAGAGATCAAGCGCGTGGTGCAGGTGGTTGAGGCCTACCCCGAAACCGGGCGCCGTGTGTTCCAGACCGTGCTCAATGAGTTCGAACGTTTTCTGGACGGCTACTTCCGCGAGCACAACCTGGCCAGCCGCGAAGGCGTGTCGCTGGCCCAGCAGGTGGAGCAGCGCGAGACCTGGGCCATCCAGTACACGATCGAATTGCGCAAGATGCTGGAGCGCCTGCCCGTGCACGACGGCGTGCGCCATTTTCTGTTCCAGGTGTGGGCCGATGTGATGGCCCACAGCGCGGTGCGGCATGGTCCGGCCAGCGAGACCACCAAGACGCTCAAGCAGGCGGCGGGCGACCTGATCTGGTCGGCCAGCGCCAAGACCTCGCGGGAAGAGCGTGCCGAGGTGCTGCGCCGCCTGCCCCCGCTGCTCAAGACCCTGCGTGATGGCATGGCGCAGGCCGGCGTGGCCCTGCCGCGCCAGGACCAGGAAATCCAGGCGCTCAACACGGCGCTGGCGGCGGCTTTCGCCGCACGTTCGGCCGCCTTGCCGGCCGGTGTGCTGCAGGAGGTCATGGCCAGCCTGGAGGCCCTGGACGAACTGTTGCCCGACCTGGACGACGTCGAACTGGACGACGACCTGCTGCGCGATCTCTCGGGACACGACTCTGACGGCCTGGAAGTGGTGGCGCAGGGGGGCTCCATGCCCACCCCGGCCATGCAGGGTTGGGCCCGTGAGTTGCAGGTGGGGGCCTGGTTCACGCTGGATTACCGCGGGCGCCACGAACCCGTGCAACTGGCGTGGCGGGGCCTGCGCAAGCAGCTCACCTTGTTCGCACGGCCCTCCGGGCCGGCGGTGCTGTTCCAGCTGCAACGGCTGGGGGCCTTTTTGCAGGCCGGGCTGTTGTGGCCCATGGAAGAAGAGTCGCTCACCACCCGGGCCACGCGCCAGGCGCTCACCAAGCTCGAGGCCGATCCCTCCCGCCTGCTCAGCTGAGCACCCGCTGTGTCTGGCTGCACACAGCCGTCCGGGCGCGTCCGCACTTCCGAGAATTAAGACACGTTCCTGCAGTTATTCCTTCCACCTCGTGGAAGGCGCTCTGTCAGCATGACAACTGTCTGAATGCGGGAGCACTGCATGTTGTTTCGTCGTCCATCGCGGGTAAAAGGCCATTGGCTGGCGGTGGCCCAGGAAGGGGCCGTGGCCACGGCTGCGCGCGTCAGCCTGGCGGCCGACGGACGACCCCGTGTGGACTGGTTCTTGCGCGCCGACGCCGACTCCATGTCGGCCGCCTTGAAAACCGTGCACCGTGGCCGGGGCGTGCGCGACGCCTCGCTGGTGGCCGTGGCGGCCCCTGACCGCTACCGCATCGTGGCCGCCGAGGCCCCGGACGTGCCCCGAGAAGAATGGAAGGACGCCATCCGCTGGTCCCTGCGCGAGCAGGTCGAGTTCCCGGTGGATGACGCCGTGGTGGATGTGCTGGCCTTGCCCGCCGAAACGCAGATTCGCCAATCCAATCAGACCTTGACGGTGCTGATGTCGCAGGAGGCCTTCGGTGAGCTGATGCTCGCGGCCGACGACCAGGGCATGGCCTGGGCGGCCATGGAGGTGCCCGAAACGGCCTTGCGCAACATTTGCGCGCTGGCCGAAGAAGAGGGCAAATCCCACGCCCTGCTGGCCTTTGGCGAGCGCCAGGCCTTGTTGGTGATCACCTTCCAGGGCGAGCTCATCATGATGCGCCACATCGAGGTGGCGCTGTCGGCCGTCACGGCGCAGGACGACTCGCGTGGGGGGGCGCTCAGCCGGGCCGCGCTGGAGGTGCTGCGCACCCTGGACACCCACGAGCGCGTGCACAGCCAGGCACCGCTGTCGGGCCTGACGGTGGCCTTGCCACCCGGCACCGACGAAGACACCCTGGGCATCCTGGCCGAGCTGATTTACCTGCCTGTGCAGGCCCTGGACCTGGGCCGGCACCTGGACTTGTCGGCCCTGGATGAGGACGAAGAAGGCGACGGCGCCTTGCTGGCGCGACGGGCCACGGCCGGCGAGCTGATGGCCGTGGGGGCCGCCATGCGCGGCTGGGCCACGGTGCACGAGCGCCAGCAGCTCATGCTGATCGACCCCCTGCTGCGTGGCAGCCAGACCGTGCCGTGGGGCGCGCGCACGGGCTTGCAGCTCACGGGCGCGGCCCTGCTGCTGTGCGTGCTGGCCAGTGGCGGGCTGGCCTGGATGCAGCATCAGGCGCTGGGCAAGGCGCAAGCCAGCGAAGCGCAACTGGCGCAGCTGCAGACCCAGCTGGGCACCCTCAAGGTGCCACCCGTGGTGACCCGGCTGGAGCGCCTCAAGCAGCAGGAAACCATCCAGCGCCAGATGCGCGAGGTGCTCAAGGGCGCTGGCGCACAGGCGTCCACCGGCTATTCGGACTACCTGATGGCGCTCGGCCGGCAGGCCCAGGCGCAGTTGTGGATCACGGGCTTGAGCATCCAGGGTGACGGTCGTCAGCTGGAGTTGCGCGGCCGCACCAGCGACCCCGCCACGCTGCCACCCTACCTGGCGCGCTTGAACGAAGAAGAGCGATTCAAGGGGCGCCGATTTGCCCAGCTGGAATTGAAGGCCGTGGCCGAAGAAACCGACGCGCCCCTGGGCCTGACCGACTTCGTCTTGCGCGGGCAACTGGCCGCTGAAGGCCCGACGGGGCGACGGGTTCGCGAGGAGGCGCAATGAATCCTGAATGGACCCAGTGGTGGTCGTTGGCGACCATGAAGTGGCGTCAGGGCAGGCGCCTGTTTGACGCGCGCCTGCTCAATGAACGCAGGCTGATCATCGTCGCGCTGCTGGCGGGCATCTGGATGATCTTTGACGCCGTGTGGCTCACGCCGGGCTTCAAGGCACTGCAAGAGGTGCGCAAGCGTCAGCAGGTGGCGCAGGCCGCCGTGGAGGCCTTGCAGACCGACATGCAGCGCCGCGTGATGGACAACCTGCACCAGCAAAAGCAGGCCGAAGAAGAAATTCCTCAGGTGCAGGCCCGCCTGGAAGAGGGCCGGGCCGAGCTGACGCGTCAGCAGGCCTTGCTGGTGCCCGCCAACGAAATGGCGGCGCTCTTGCGTGGACTGCTGGAGCAAAACGGGCAGTTGCGCCTCATCCGCATGCGCACGCAGGCTCCTGAGGAGGTGCCGCTGGTGAGCAACCCCTCGTCGGTGACCATGGGTTTGCCGGCCATGCTGTACCGCCACCGCATCGAGATGACCGTGGCGGGCCCCTACATCGAGCTGCTGCGCTGGGTGCGTGATGTCGAAGGCATGCCCCGCAAGTTGATGTGGGATGGCCTGGAGCTGGACGTGAAGGCGCCCGCGCCGCCCGAGTTGAGTGTGTCCGTGCACACCTACAGCCCTGACCGAGATGCCCTGGAGATCGCCCCATGAGCCGTCGCGAACTGCACTCACGGCCATGGCGGGGGCGCCTGGTGGGCCTGCTGGTGGTGGCCCTGCTGCCATCGGGCCTGCTGCTGAGCACCGGCTCGATCGCCGACCCGCTGAGCAGCCTGGCCGACCCCACCCGCCCCCCTGGCGCTTTCCGCAAGCCGGGCCCGGGCCAGGTGTCGGTGGCCAACGGTGGCACCGCGCCAGACGACCCGGCCGACGAGGCCAGCCGCCTGCCTCGGTTGCAGACCATCCAGCACGTGGGTGCCAGCGGACGCGGCAGTGCCATGTTGAACGACCAGATCCACCACACCGGTGACCGCCTGGGCGCATGGACGCTGCTGGCCATCGAATCAGAAAGTGTGGTGCTCAAAGGCGCCACCGGCATCGTGCGCCTGCAGTTGATGGGCGGACACGAGACCTTGAAACAGTGGCGAGGCGTGAGCGCCCCGACGCCACGAAAGGACCAACCATGAGCAAGCCCGTTCGTCATCCCTCGTTGCCCGCACTCGCGTGCGTGGCAGCCCTGCTGATGGGCGCCGGCATCCACACCGCGTGGGCAGCGGCTGGCCGCATGAGCCTGACACTGGCCTCGGTGCCCGTGCAGTCGGCCGTGCCTGATGAGGCGACCACCACGGCCACCACGGCCACCGCCAGCGAGGTGGAGCGTGCGGGTGGCTGGGAGGCCTGGCGCCGCCGTCTGCAAGTGGCGGATGCCGGTCCGCAGCTCAGGCAGCCATCCGCGCCATCGGCCACCCCCGCAGCGCCGACGGCACCTGCCGTGATGCCATCACCCACCCCCACCGCGACCCCCTCACGCGGGCACCCGGCGCTGGCCCCCTACCAGGATCAGCGCTTTGACATCGCGGTCAATGACGCACCCGCCGCACAGGTGTTTCTGCAGATGGGCATGACGGGTCAGTACAACATGCTGGTCTCGCCCGAGGTGGCCGGCAATGTCACGCTCAAGCTGCGCCAGACCACCGTGCCCGAGGCCCTGGAGGCCCTGCGCGAGCTCTACGGCTACGACTTCCGCATCAAGGGCAACCGCGTCTTTGTCTACCCCAACACGGTGCAGACACGCATGTTCCGCATCAGCTACCTGCCCGGTCGCCGCCAGGGGGCGTCCGATCTGCGGGTGAACTCGAACTTCTCACTGCAGGCCGCGGGCGCCGGCAGCTCGGGGGCGGGCAGCGCCTCGGGGGGCGAGGGTGGCAACGACACCGCCGCCGTGCGCATGACCACCGACACCAACTTCTGGCAGGACGTGGCCGAATCCCTCAAATCCCTGCTGGGCGGGCGCGAGGGCCGCAACGTCACCATCAACGCCGGTGCGGGTGTGATCGTGGTGCGCGGCACGCCGGGCGAGCTGCGGCAGATCAACGACTACCTGCGCGCCGTGCAGGTCACCATCGAGCGCCAGGTCATGCTGGAGGCCAAGATCATCGAGGTCAAGCTCTCCGATGGGTCGCAGACCGGCGTGAACTGGTCGCTGTTCCGGCAGGTGTCCAACGGCGGGCACAAGGGCTCCATTGGCACCTTTGGCGTGGCCCCGGGCGTGACCTTGCGCAACTCGGGTGACCTGGTCACCGACGCGGGCGGCATTTCGCCCAATGCGGTGGCGGTGGCCGATTCGCTGGGCAAGGGCTTCTATGGCCTGGCGTTCCAGTCGGCCTCGTTCGCCGCGCTCATGACCTTCCTGGAAACCCAGGGCGATGTGCGCGTGCTGTCGAGCCCCCGCATCGCCACCATCAACAACCAGAAGGCCGTGCTCAAGGTGGGGCGTGACGAACTCTTCGTCACCAACATCACCACCAACCAGACCAGCTCCGGCAACACCACCACCAGTTCACCCACCGTCACGCTGCAGCCCTTCTTCAGCGGCATCGCGCTGGACGTGACCCCGCAGATCGATGACAACGGCAGTGTGATGCTGCACGTGCACCCCACCGTGAGCGTGGTCACCGAAAACCAAAAGCCCATCGACCTGGGCACCCTGGGCCGCTACACCCTGCCGTTGGCATCGAGTGCGATCAATGAAACCGACAGCATCGTGCGTGTGCGCGACGGTGAGATCGTCGCCATCGGCGGCCTGATGCAGCAGGACTCCAGCATGGACCGCAGTGGCGTGCCCGGCCTCAGTGACGCGCCGCTGGTGGGTGGGCTGTTCCGCCAGAAGTCGCAAAGCCGCAGCAAGTACGAGCTGGTGATCCTGATCAAGCCCACCGTGGTGACCGACGAGGCCGCCACCTGGCCTGGCCCCGATGGCGAAACCGCCGAGATCGCGCGCCAGAACGTGGTGTCGCCGGTGGCCGACGCCCGCCTGGGGCGCTGAGGCTTGCCCACAACCGTGAAGGTGCTCACATGACCCGCCCCCAACGTATCCGCCTGGGCGACCTGCTGGTGCAGGACGAGCTGGTCTCGGCCGAGCAGCTCGAGCAGGCCCTGGGCGAACAGCGCAGCAGCGGCCGCAAGCTCGGCCAGGTGCTCATCGACCATGGGTGGATCACCGAAGCGCAGATCGCCAAGGCCGTGGCCCGGCAACTGCGGGCGCCTTACATCGACCTGGCCCACTTTCCGCTGCGCCCCGAACTGGCGCAGCTCTTGCCCGAGCCCCATGCGCGCCGCATCCGCGCCCTGGTGCTGGACGAAAGCCCCTCGGGCCTGCTGGTGGGCTTTGCCGACCCCACCGACATCTATGCCTTCGACGAGGTGGCCCGGCTGGTCAAGCGCAGCATCGAGCTGGCCGTCATCACCGAAACCCACCTGCAGACGGCGCTGGACCGCGTCTACAGCAGCAAGCAAGAGATTGAAGGCCTGGCCCGCGAGCTGACCTCCGAGCTGGCCAGCATCGAGTCCGACCTGGGCGACCTGCTGGGCATCGACGCCACCAGCAATGAAGACGCGCCGGTGGTGCGCCTGCTGTATTCGGTGTTCGAGCAGGCGCTGAAGCTGCGCGCCTCCGACATCCACATCGAGCCGCAAGAAAAGAGCCTGCGCATCCGGTTCCGGATCGACGGCGTGTTGCATGTGCAGACCGAGGCCGACGCCAAGATTTCCGGGGCCGTGGCCTTGCGGCTCAAGCTGATGTCGGGCCTGGACATTTCTGAAAAACGCCTGCCGCAGGATGGCCGCTTTGCCGTGCGCCTCAAAGACGGCACGGTGGATGTGCGGATCTCGACGCTGCCGGCCCAGAATGGCGAGTCGGTGGTGATGCGCCTGCTCAGCCAGAGCGCCGGCATGCTGGACCTCAACAAGCTGGCCATGCCCGTGCCCATGCGCGAGGCGCTCAACCGCGCCATCGACAAGCCCAGCGGCCTGATCCTGGTCACGGGCCCCACCGGCAGCGGCAAAACCACCACGCTGTACGGGGCGCTCAACACGCTCAACAGCACCGAGCGCAAGATCATCACCGTGGAAGACCCGGTGGAATACCGGCTGCCAGGCCTCAACCAGGTGCAGGTGCACGAGAAGATCGACATGACCTTCGAGCGCGTGCTGCGCTCCACCCTGCGGCAAGACCCGGACGTGATCCTGGTGGGCGAAATGCGCGACAAGACAACGGCCGAGATCGGCATGCGCGCGGCCATGACGGGCCACCTGGTGCTGTCCACCCTGCACACCAACGATGCCCTGTCCACCCCGGCCCGGCTGATCGACATGGGGGTGCCGCGCTGGATGGTGGCCATGTCCTTGCAACTGGTGGTGGCCCAGCGCCTGGTGCGCACCTTGTGCCCGGCGTGTGCGCAACCGCATCAGCCCACCCCGCAAGAAGAGGTGTGGTTCCGGCAGGTCATGGGCACCGAGGTGGACTACAGCCGCCTGCGGCGCGCCAAAGGCTGTCCGGACTGCAACAGCGTGGGCTACCGGGGCCGCACCGGCGTGTATGAGTTCGTCGAGATGAACCTGCCCCTGATCGAGGCTTTGTCTGACCCCGAGCCCGGTGTGTTTGCCCGTGTGGGGCGTCAGCAAATGGCCGGCGCCACCTTGCGGCGCGACGCCGCCCGCCTGGTGCTGGAGGGGCGCACCACGATTGAAGAGGCCATGCGCGTCAGCGCCCAGGTGGACGAATGAGCCGTTTCAGCTACACCGCACGCGGACCGAACGGTCAGGTCCAGGGCTCTCTGGAGGCCATGTCGGCGGCCGCCGTGGCCGGCGACCTGCGCGCCAAGGGCTGGGTGCCCCTGACCATCCGCGAAGAAAAGTCGGGCGCGAGCGCGGCGGCCAGCCAGGCCGTGGCCATGCCAGGCTTCCTCGCGCCCCAGGTCACCCAGATCGACGTGATGCTGCTGGCCAAGCAGATCCACACCCTGTTCAAGGCGGGGGTGCCCATCTTGCGCGCCCTGGCGGGCCTGCAGGAGACGGCCACCAACCCCACCTTGAAGAAGGTGATCGGCGACCTGCGCGCCGACCTGGAGTCGGGCCTGGAGATGTCCACGGCGATGTCTCGCCACCCCAAGGTGTTCGACACCTTCTTCGTGGCCATGGTGCGCGTGGGCGAGGCCTCGGGGCGGCTGGAAGAGGTCTTCATGCGCATGACCGAGCACCTCGAGTTCGAGATGTTCATGAGCCAGCAGGTCAAGTCCGCGCTGCGCTACCCCACCTTCGTGATCATCGCCATGGCCGTGGCCATCGGGGTCATCAACGTCATGGTGATTCCTTCGTTTGCCGGTGTGTTCAAGAGCCTGGGCAGCGACCTGCCCCTGCCCACCCTCATCTTGGTGAGCACCTCCAACTTCACCTTGAAGCACGGCTGGACCATGCTGGGTGCTCTCGTGGTGGGGTTCATGTTCTGGACGCGTTGGCGCAAATCGCCAGCGGGCCGCCCCATTTGGGATCACCTGGTGCTGCGCATGCCGCTGGCCGGTCCCATCGTGCACAAGGCCGCGATCGCGCGCTTCACGCGGGCGTTCTCGCTGTCGCTGCGCAGTGGCGTGCCGCTGGAGAAAGCACTGTCTAGCGTGGCCCTCACCACCGACAACGCCCACCTCACCAAGTGCATCGAAACCATGCGCGAGCGGGTGATGCGGGGCGAGGCCCTGGCCAGTGCCGCCGCAGGCTCGGGGGTGTTCACGCCCCTGGTGCTGCAGATGATCGCCGTCGGTGAAGAA harbors:
- a CDS encoding DUF1631 family protein; this encodes MASGPDRSLAQTAALAYLESLIQGVAGFQQACLEGARALAGAKAPPALALSRRDLVLDWPQAQAAWREALEAGLNEAVQRVQRGLSPEVLPERTMDLPLTLVDDQQVEQDLQAGKMAQTVQDTVQGEWHDLSARLQGLTHTRALAGPSAATGEVYAQAWLWRLVQRAWLASGLTQDHWRTAHPVLSNEAPAWVQAALHQANTVLHARGVRPEINLRPFIRRAADAPVSRSGASAAPQVPAQPTSGYAPVHDETRLLTQTPGLGRPAQGAPSHVLGQLAQVVARHVPGFAATAIDPSAMEPHAAVTVSSGLQQAMGGRVQGPVGPAPVSYAPGVAPTPAQPWSEDREGVQQALQHLQAGKQVLKRAAASPTERATIEVVALMFQSILTEERLPAAIRVWFARLQMPVLRVAVSEPDFFASVTHPARVLIDRMGACVMGFVAQAQHDDDALHREIKRVVQVVEAYPETGRRVFQTVLNEFERFLDGYFREHNLASREGVSLAQQVEQRETWAIQYTIELRKMLERLPVHDGVRHFLFQVWADVMAHSAVRHGPASETTKTLKQAAGDLIWSASAKTSREERAEVLRRLPPLLKTLRDGMAQAGVALPRQDQEIQALNTALAAAFAARSAALPAGVLQEVMASLEALDELLPDLDDVELDDDLLRDLSGHDSDGLEVVAQGGSMPTPAMQGWARELQVGAWFTLDYRGRHEPVQLAWRGLRKQLTLFARPSGPAVLFQLQRLGAFLQAGLLWPMEEESLTTRATRQALTKLEADPSRLLS
- a CDS encoding PilN domain-containing protein, which encodes MLFRRPSRVKGHWLAVAQEGAVATAARVSLAADGRPRVDWFLRADADSMSAALKTVHRGRGVRDASLVAVAAPDRYRIVAAEAPDVPREEWKDAIRWSLREQVEFPVDDAVVDVLALPAETQIRQSNQTLTVLMSQEAFGELMLAADDQGMAWAAMEVPETALRNICALAEEEGKSHALLAFGERQALLVITFQGELIMMRHIEVALSAVTAQDDSRGGALSRAALEVLRTLDTHERVHSQAPLSGLTVALPPGTDEDTLGILAELIYLPVQALDLGRHLDLSALDEDEEGDGALLARRATAGELMAVGAAMRGWATVHERQQLMLIDPLLRGSQTVPWGARTGLQLTGAALLLCVLASGGLAWMQHQALGKAQASEAQLAQLQTQLGTLKVPPVVTRLERLKQQETIQRQMREVLKGAGAQASTGYSDYLMALGRQAQAQLWITGLSIQGDGRQLELRGRTSDPATLPPYLARLNEEERFKGRRFAQLELKAVAEETDAPLGLTDFVLRGQLAAEGPTGRRVREEAQ
- the mshL gene encoding pilus (MSHA type) biogenesis protein MshL — protein: MSKPVRHPSLPALACVAALLMGAGIHTAWAAAGRMSLTLASVPVQSAVPDEATTTATTATASEVERAGGWEAWRRRLQVADAGPQLRQPSAPSATPAAPTAPAVMPSPTPTATPSRGHPALAPYQDQRFDIAVNDAPAAQVFLQMGMTGQYNMLVSPEVAGNVTLKLRQTTVPEALEALRELYGYDFRIKGNRVFVYPNTVQTRMFRISYLPGRRQGASDLRVNSNFSLQAAGAGSSGAGSASGGEGGNDTAAVRMTTDTNFWQDVAESLKSLLGGREGRNVTINAGAGVIVVRGTPGELRQINDYLRAVQVTIERQVMLEAKIIEVKLSDGSQTGVNWSLFRQVSNGGHKGSIGTFGVAPGVTLRNSGDLVTDAGGISPNAVAVADSLGKGFYGLAFQSASFAALMTFLETQGDVRVLSSPRIATINNQKAVLKVGRDELFVTNITTNQTSSGNTTTSSPTVTLQPFFSGIALDVTPQIDDNGSVMLHVHPTVSVVTENQKPIDLGTLGRYTLPLASSAINETDSIVRVRDGEIVAIGGLMQQDSSMDRSGVPGLSDAPLVGGLFRQKSQSRSKYELVILIKPTVVTDEAATWPGPDGETAEIARQNVVSPVADARLGR
- a CDS encoding GspE/PulE family protein, with product MTRPQRIRLGDLLVQDELVSAEQLEQALGEQRSSGRKLGQVLIDHGWITEAQIAKAVARQLRAPYIDLAHFPLRPELAQLLPEPHARRIRALVLDESPSGLLVGFADPTDIYAFDEVARLVKRSIELAVITETHLQTALDRVYSSKQEIEGLARELTSELASIESDLGDLLGIDATSNEDAPVVRLLYSVFEQALKLRASDIHIEPQEKSLRIRFRIDGVLHVQTEADAKISGAVALRLKLMSGLDISEKRLPQDGRFAVRLKDGTVDVRISTLPAQNGESVVMRLLSQSAGMLDLNKLAMPVPMREALNRAIDKPSGLILVTGPTGSGKTTTLYGALNTLNSTERKIITVEDPVEYRLPGLNQVQVHEKIDMTFERVLRSTLRQDPDVILVGEMRDKTTAEIGMRAAMTGHLVLSTLHTNDALSTPARLIDMGVPRWMVAMSLQLVVAQRLVRTLCPACAQPHQPTPQEEVWFRQVMGTEVDYSRLRRAKGCPDCNSVGYRGRTGVYEFVEMNLPLIEALSDPEPGVFARVGRQQMAGATLRRDAARLVLEGRTTIEEAMRVSAQVDE
- a CDS encoding type II secretion system F family protein; protein product: MSRFSYTARGPNGQVQGSLEAMSAAAVAGDLRAKGWVPLTIREEKSGASAAASQAVAMPGFLAPQVTQIDVMLLAKQIHTLFKAGVPILRALAGLQETATNPTLKKVIGDLRADLESGLEMSTAMSRHPKVFDTFFVAMVRVGEASGRLEEVFMRMTEHLEFEMFMSQQVKSALRYPTFVIIAMAVAIGVINVMVIPSFAGVFKSLGSDLPLPTLILVSTSNFTLKHGWTMLGALVVGFMFWTRWRKSPAGRPIWDHLVLRMPLAGPIVHKAAIARFTRAFSLSLRSGVPLEKALSSVALTTDNAHLTKCIETMRERVMRGEALASAAAGSGVFTPLVLQMIAVGEETGMLDELLDDVGEMYANDVQYALKTLSQQIEPILIFFMGGLVLLLALGVFLPMWNLGGATLHK